A section of the Acidobacterium capsulatum ATCC 51196 genome encodes:
- the murQ gene encoding N-acetylmuramic acid 6-phosphate etherase, which produces MTKHLSEISTEARHAASERLDELATPEMVELLHAGDGEALAAVGRILPQIATAIDTIAARLRAGGRLFYMGAGTSGRLGVLDASECPPTYNTPPEMVQGLIAGGDGALRTSVEGAEDSAEMGRDDLKARGFTARDTLVGIAASGRTPYVLGAMEYARGMGAFTVGLSCVAESPVARAGDLALTAVTGAELVTGSTRMKAGTATKLVLNMISTGVMVRLGYVYGNLMVNVQPTNTKLRDRAARIIASLTGLDAKSAEALLEEAGSVRVAVLMHRLGGNRAEAQARLDAARGSLRAALRR; this is translated from the coding sequence GCGAGTGAGCGGCTGGATGAGCTGGCGACGCCGGAGATGGTGGAGCTGCTGCATGCGGGCGACGGCGAGGCGCTGGCAGCGGTAGGGCGCATTCTGCCGCAAATTGCAACTGCGATTGATACGATTGCGGCGCGGCTGCGCGCGGGCGGCCGGCTGTTTTATATGGGCGCGGGAACTTCGGGGCGGCTGGGGGTGCTGGATGCGTCGGAGTGTCCGCCGACGTACAACACGCCGCCGGAGATGGTGCAGGGCCTGATTGCGGGCGGCGATGGTGCGCTGCGCACCTCAGTGGAAGGCGCGGAGGATAGCGCCGAGATGGGCCGCGATGATTTGAAGGCGCGCGGATTCACGGCACGGGATACGCTGGTGGGCATTGCGGCGAGCGGACGCACGCCCTATGTGCTGGGCGCGATGGAGTATGCGCGCGGGATGGGCGCGTTCACGGTGGGGCTGAGCTGCGTGGCGGAGTCGCCAGTGGCGCGGGCGGGCGACCTGGCGCTGACGGCGGTGACCGGGGCGGAGCTGGTGACAGGCTCGACGCGCATGAAGGCAGGCACGGCGACCAAGCTGGTGCTGAATATGATTTCCACCGGCGTAATGGTGCGGCTGGGGTATGTGTACGGCAACCTGATGGTGAATGTGCAGCCGACCAACACCAAGCTGCGTGATCGCGCGGCGCGCATCATCGCTTCGCTGACGGGGCTGGATGCGAAGAGTGCCGAGGCTCTGCTGGAAGAGGCAGGATCGGTGCGCGTGGCCGTGCTGATGCATCGGCTGGGCGGGAATCGCGCAGAGGCTCAAGCGCGGCTGGATGCGGCGCGGGGGAGCTTGCGCGCGGCGCTGCGAAGGTAG